Proteins from a genomic interval of Chryseobacterium indologenes:
- a CDS encoding NAD(P)/FAD-dependent oxidoreductase: MKSGEKFSRKDFLTTIALGTLMLPFLQYCGKKIKSIMLTITGTSHVLGHRLWAKDFPQVSEVIHKKYLIVGGGISGLAASRFFHQHLETDFLLLEMENHLGGNSSNGQNKYSKFPLGAHYLPLPNKENEEIIDFLKECGIYYGDDENGEPILDEYQMTFPQQERLFFRNSWQNDIVPQKGISSATQKEMERFFKTMENFKQKKDHLGKYWFAIPVHDSSRGDEVVQLEKIFFKDWLKENKYQSEELLWLLDYSCRDDYGLGIDYVSAWAGIHYFAGRKNNWSKIYKDKVFTWPEGNARLTKHLSKYAEGKSLSGHLVFDIKIDDKVEVQCFDSVQQKTKKIIAEKVLFATPQFVNERIFNHKKAESFQYVPWLLTTITLKNEFGGDEELAWDNVIYGSSGLGYIYDQHQNINQITGEKVITYYKSFSTDNCKKARKHLYSMREDDMKTLVLNDLKKAHPLIEDFILEMQFHKIGHAMISPVPNQIFGEEAQAAKERMDGKVFFAHSDLSGISIFEEAFYQGIRTAKEML; this comes from the coding sequence ATGAAGAGTGGGGAAAAGTTCAGTAGGAAAGACTTTCTTACAACAATAGCATTGGGAACTCTGATGCTTCCTTTTCTGCAATATTGTGGGAAGAAGATAAAATCCATAATGCTTACCATTACAGGAACCAGCCATGTTCTTGGTCATCGCTTGTGGGCTAAAGATTTTCCACAAGTTTCAGAAGTTATCCACAAAAAATATCTTATCGTGGGTGGTGGTATTTCGGGACTAGCGGCATCCAGATTTTTCCATCAGCATCTTGAAACTGATTTTCTTCTGTTGGAAATGGAAAATCATTTGGGTGGAAACTCATCAAACGGACAAAATAAATATTCAAAATTTCCCTTAGGAGCCCATTATCTTCCATTACCCAATAAAGAAAATGAAGAGATTATTGACTTTTTAAAAGAATGCGGGATATATTATGGCGATGATGAAAACGGAGAACCAATACTGGATGAATATCAGATGACCTTCCCACAGCAGGAAAGATTGTTTTTCAGAAATTCCTGGCAGAATGATATTGTCCCTCAAAAAGGAATCTCATCGGCGACACAAAAGGAAATGGAGCGTTTCTTTAAAACGATGGAAAATTTTAAACAAAAAAAAGATCACCTCGGAAAATATTGGTTTGCTATTCCTGTTCATGATTCTAGTAGAGGAGATGAGGTGGTACAGCTGGAAAAAATCTTTTTTAAAGACTGGCTGAAGGAAAATAAATATCAGTCCGAAGAACTTCTCTGGTTGCTGGATTATTCCTGCAGAGATGATTACGGATTGGGAATAGATTATGTTTCTGCCTGGGCAGGTATTCATTATTTTGCCGGAAGAAAGAACAACTGGAGCAAAATTTATAAAGACAAAGTATTTACGTGGCCGGAAGGTAATGCAAGACTGACAAAACATTTATCAAAATATGCTGAGGGGAAAAGTCTTTCCGGGCATTTGGTTTTTGATATTAAAATAGATGATAAGGTAGAAGTACAATGTTTTGATAGTGTTCAACAGAAGACAAAAAAAATTATTGCTGAAAAAGTACTGTTTGCGACTCCTCAATTTGTCAACGAAAGAATATTTAATCACAAAAAAGCAGAGTCCTTCCAATATGTTCCATGGCTGCTGACAACCATTACTCTCAAAAATGAATTTGGAGGAGATGAAGAGCTGGCATGGGACAATGTGATATATGGATCGTCAGGATTAGGTTATATTTATGATCAGCATCAAAATATCAATCAGATTACCGGTGAAAAAGTGATTACGTATTACAAAAGCTTTTCAACTGATAACTGTAAAAAAGCCCGTAAACACTTATATTCTATGAGGGAGGATGATATGAAAACTTTAGTTTTAAATGACTTAAAGAAAGCGCATCCATTGATAGAAGATTTTATTCTGGAAATGCAATTTCACAAAATAGGACATGCTATGATTTCGCCTGTTCCCAATCAGATCTTTGGAGAAGAAGCTCAAGCAGCTAAAGAACGGATGGACGGTAAAGTATTTTTTGCCCATTCCGATCTTTCAGGAATCTCTATTTTTGAAGAAGCTTTTTATCAGGGAATACGAACGGCAAAAGAGATGTTGTAA